The Streptomyces sp. NBC_01439 genome contains the following window.
GATGGTCATCGGGCCGACACCACCCGGTACCGGCGTGATCAGCGAGGCCCGGGCGGCGGCCGACTCGAAGTGCACGTCGCCGACGTTGCCCTCGTTGTACCCGGCGTCCAGGACCACCGCGCCCGGCTTGATGTCCTCGCCGCGGATGAACTCGGCCTTGCCGACGGCGGCGACCAGCACGTCCGCCTGGCGCACGATCGAGGGCAGGTCCTGGGTCCGCGAGTGGCAGTAGGTGACGGTGGCGTTCTGCTCCAGCAGCAGCATCCCGGCCGGCTTGCCGAGGATCGCGCTGCGGCCGACGACGACGGCGTGCTTCCCGGTCAGGTCGACGTCGTAGGCGGCGAGCAGCCGCATGATGCCGCCGGGGGTGCAGGAGACGAAGCCCGGCAGCCCGAAGCCCATGGCGGCGAAGGAGTGCATGGTGACCCCGTCGACGTCCTTGCCCGGGGCGATGGCCTCGAAGGCGGCGCGCTCGTCGATGTGGTGCGGGACGGGGTGCTGGAGCAGGATGCCGCTGATCTCCGGGTCCTCGGACAGCGCGGTGAGGGTGGCCACCAGCTCCTCGGTGGTGGTCTCGGCCGGCAGCTCGACGTGGCGGGAGGTGATCCCGGCCTTGGCGCAGCGGTTCTGCTTCATGCGGACGTAGGTCACGGAGGCCGGGTCCTCGCCGACCAGCACGGTCGCGAGACAGGGCGCGGTGCCGGTGCGCTCCGTGATCTTCGCCGCGTGGGCGGCGGTCTGCTCCGAAATGCGGCGGGCGAGGGCCGTGCCGTCCATCAGCCGGGCGGAGCCGGTGGCAGGGGCGGTGGCAGTCTGGGCGGTCGTCACGGGGTCTCCTGAACGTCGCTGCGGATCGCGGTTCGCCCAGGCGCGCGGCAGCCGACGTACCGGAGGTCCACGGGTACGCCGGGCCGCTCCCCGGTGGTGATCCACCCGAACGCCAGTCACGGCCCGCCGACCACTGTAGTCGACATATCCGGTGGTTGTCGGGCGTCCGACCTGGGACGATCAAGGCATGACGCGTACTTTCGACCATCTTGTCGCCGAGGCCGAGTCCGTCTCCGTGGACGGCTGGGACTTCTCCTGGCTCGACGGCCGGGCCACCGAGCAGCGCCCCTCCTGGGGCTACCAGAAACTGATGAGCGAGCGCCTGGCCCAGGTCCGGTCCGCGCTGGACATCCAGACCGGCGGGGGTGAGGTCCTGGCCGGATGCGCTCCGCTGCCACCGTTGATGGTCGCCACCGAGTCCTGGCCGCCCAACATCGACAAGGCGACGCGGCTGCTGCACCCGCTGGGCGCCGTGGTGGTCGCCGACGCCGACGAGCCGCCGCTGCCCTTCGGCGACGCTGCCTTCGAGCTGGTGACCAGCCGGCACCCGGTGACCATCTGGTGGGAGGAGATCGCGCGGGTGCTGACGCCGGGCGGCAGCTACCTCTCGCAGCAGGTAGGTCCGGCGAGCGTCTTCGAGCTCGTCGAGTACTTCCTCGGCCCGCAGCCGGAGGAGGTCCGGCGCGGCCGGCACCCCGACGACGCGGTCGCCGACGCCACCGCGGCCGGCCTCGAAGTCCTCGATCTGCGCTCCGAACGACTGCGCACGGAGTTCCACGACATCGGAGCCGTGATCTACTTCCTACGGAAGGTGATCTGGATGGTGCCCGGCTTCACGGTCGGGCAGTACCGGGACCGGTTGCGCGAGCTCCACGAACAGATCGAACGCGAAGGTCCGTTCGTCGCTCACACCGCCCGCTTCCTCATCGAAGCCCGCAAAACGGGCTGATCTGAAGGGCGGACGGATCTGCGCCGGATCGGTTGCGCGGCCACAGCGTGGCGCAGGTCACTCAATTCAGCGCGTAACGAATCGACTCGGGCATGCGATGAACCGACAGGTGTCCTCGCGCGGCCCGGAATACAGACCCCCCTCCGGTCTGTTTCCCGAGTTCGCGCGATGATGTCCCGCCCACCCTTATCTGTTCGCAACGAGAGGCTCCTTGTGTCGCTCAGCCCGTCCCGTACGTTCCCTCCGGAGATCGCCGAATCCGAGGCCCTCGTCGCGCTCGTCGAGCGCGGCCGCGAGCAGGGTCACATCAACGGTGACGACGTGCGCCAGGCCTTCGAGGCCGGCCGCATCCCGGTGGACCAGTGGAAGCGGGTCCTGCGCAGCCTGAACCAGGTCCTGGACGAGGAGGGTGTCGCCCTTCACGTCAGCGCGGCGCCCGCCACCAAGGCCGCCGCCAAGAAGCCCCGCAAGGCTGCCGCCGCACCGGCCCGCACCGTGGCCAAGAAGGCCACCGCCGCGCCGCGCCCCATCGGCGCCCGCAAGACCGCGGTCACCACCGCGGCCACGGCTGCCACCACCGCCACGGCGATATCCGCTTCGTCGGCCGCCGCGATCGGGGACGAGGCGTCGGCCGAGGCCGCCGCCGAGCCGAAGAAGCGCACGGTCAAGAAGACCGCCGCCAAGAAGACCGCCGTGAAGAAGACCGCGGCGAAGAAGACCAGCGCCAAGGACGCCGACGAGGGCGAGACCCCCGTCGTCGAGGGCGAGGACTGGGCTGCCGAGGACCTGGTCGACGAGGCCGAGGACGAGGCTCCCAAGGCCGGCGGCACCCAGGGCTTCGTCCTGTCCGACGACGACGAGGACGACGCTCCGGCGCAGACGGTCATGGTGGCCGGCGCCACCGCCGACCCCGTCAAGGACTACCTCAAGCTCATCGGCAAGGTGCCGCTCCTCAACGCCGAGCAGGAGGTGGAGCTCGCCAAGCGCATCGAGGCGGGTCTCTTCTCCGAGTACAAGCTCGAAGAGGAGGAGGACCACAAGCCCGCCTTCAAGCGCGAGCTCGAGATCCTGGTCGAGGACGGCCGCCGGGCGAAGAACCACCTGCTGGAGGCCAACCTCCGCCTCGTGGTCTCCCTCGCCAAGCGCTACACGGGCCGCGGCATGCTCTTCCTGGACCTGATCCAGGAGGGCAACGTCGGCCTGATCCGCGCCGTGGAGAAGTTCGACTACACCAAGGGCTTCAAGTTCTCCACGTACGCGACCTGGTGGATCCGCCAGGCGATCACGCGCGCCATGGCCGACCAGTCGCGCACGATCCGCATCCCCGTGCACATGGTCGAGATCATCAACAAGCTCGCCCGCGTGCAGCGCCAGATGCTCCAGGACCTGGGCCGCGAGCCCACCCCGGAGGAGCTGGGCAAGGAACTCGACATGACCCCCGAGAAGGTCATCGAGGTCCAGAAGTACGGCCGCGAGCCGATCTCCCTGCACACCCCCCTGGGTGAGGAGGGCGACAGCGAGTTCGGTGACCTCATCGAGGACTCCGAGGCGGTCGTCCCGGCGGACGCGGTCTCCTTCACCTTCCTCCAGGAGCAGCTCCAGTCCATCCTGGGCACGCTCTCGGAGCGCGAGGCGGGCGTGGTCTCCATGCGTTACGGCCTCAACGACGGCCAGCCGAAGACCCTGGACGAGATCGGCCGCGTGTACGGGGTCACCCGTGAGCGCATCCGCCAGATCGAGTCCAAGACCATGTCGAAGCTGCGCCACCCGTCGCGTTCGCAGGTGCTGCGCGACTACCTCGACTGAGTCGATCTCCTCCAGAACGCCCCCGCCCCGCGGCCTCCGCAGGTCGGGGGCGTTCTGCGTCCGGCCGGGTCAGGTCAGGTCAGGCGGAAGACGGGACCCTTGGGGGTGAACGGCAGGGAGGCGCCCTGGGGGATCAGGTACGCGTGTTCGCGCCGGATGCGCAGGGTGTCGCACCAGCCGTCCGTGATCACGAGCACCGGGGCCCCGGGCGGGAAGTCCTCCGCCCGTTGCAGCAGGTCGACGCCCGGCTGCAGCTCGGTACCGCCGCGCCCGCGGACCCGTACCCGGCCGGCGATCTCGGTCGGGGGCAGATAGCCCGCGTCGTACGGCGCCGCGTCGCAGAAGACGACCCGTGCCGCCGGTACGTCCCGGGCCTCGGCGTACGAGGCGATCGCACCCAGTGCCTTGCCGAGCAGGGCGGCGTTCATCGACCCCGAGGTGTCGAGCACCACGCCGAAGGTGCAGCGGGCGATCTCCTCGGGCGGGAAGTAGCGGCCCGCCCGCGGGATGTCCGGGGTGGATGCCTGGCGGCGCGCCGGGCGCGCGAAGCTCCGTACCGGCTCGGGGCGCGGCACGTGTTCGTCGAACCAGCGGGCGAGCCGGGCGTCCCACGGGACGGGCGGGTGGGCCAGGGCCCGGATCTCCTGGATCAGCCCGGCGGGCAGCAGGCCGCGCTCCCCGTAGGTGTGCAGGTCGAAGCCCTGGACCAGGCCGCGCCGGTAGAACTCGTCCAGATCGGTGTACGGCGCGCTGCCCGGGTGGGGCAGCGGCTCGCCCAGGATGTCCCCGCGGCCCTTGCCGCGCAGGGTGGCGAGGCGGCGCATCCGGCGCAGATCGGTGGCGATCCGGTCGTAGACCTCCTCGACGGAGAGGTCCCTCAGCTCCGGGTCGTACAGCAGCCCGGCGGGCATCTCGCCGACGCCCATCTCGACGAGCCAGCCGTTGACCACGTAGTCGGCGGCCACGTTGTGCAGGTACGGGTCCCGGGCGCCGCGGCGCTCGCCGTGGCGCAGGGCGGCGTGCAGCATCTCGTGGGCGAGGATGAACCGCCATTCCTCGTCCTCGAAGCTGCGCAGCGGGTTGACGTAGATCTCCCCGGCGGTGGCACTCACCGCGGCGACGTCGATGCCCTGGGCGCGGGCCAGCTCGGCGTCGGCGACGATCTTCAGGCCGCT
Protein-coding sequences here:
- a CDS encoding bifunctional 5,10-methylenetetrahydrofolate dehydrogenase/5,10-methenyltetrahydrofolate cyclohydrolase, whose amino-acid sequence is MDGTALARRISEQTAAHAAKITERTGTAPCLATVLVGEDPASVTYVRMKQNRCAKAGITSRHVELPAETTTEELVATLTALSEDPEISGILLQHPVPHHIDERAAFEAIAPGKDVDGVTMHSFAAMGFGLPGFVSCTPGGIMRLLAAYDVDLTGKHAVVVGRSAILGKPAGMLLLEQNATVTYCHSRTQDLPSIVRQADVLVAAVGKAEFIRGEDIKPGAVVLDAGYNEGNVGDVHFESAAARASLITPVPGGVGPMTIAVLLEQTVQAAAAQAGLDLAEL
- a CDS encoding class I SAM-dependent methyltransferase; the protein is MTRTFDHLVAEAESVSVDGWDFSWLDGRATEQRPSWGYQKLMSERLAQVRSALDIQTGGGEVLAGCAPLPPLMVATESWPPNIDKATRLLHPLGAVVVADADEPPLPFGDAAFELVTSRHPVTIWWEEIARVLTPGGSYLSQQVGPASVFELVEYFLGPQPEEVRRGRHPDDAVADATAAGLEVLDLRSERLRTEFHDIGAVIYFLRKVIWMVPGFTVGQYRDRLRELHEQIEREGPFVAHTARFLIEARKTG
- a CDS encoding RNA polymerase sigma factor encodes the protein MSLSPSRTFPPEIAESEALVALVERGREQGHINGDDVRQAFEAGRIPVDQWKRVLRSLNQVLDEEGVALHVSAAPATKAAAKKPRKAAAAPARTVAKKATAAPRPIGARKTAVTTAATAATTATAISASSAAAIGDEASAEAAAEPKKRTVKKTAAKKTAVKKTAAKKTSAKDADEGETPVVEGEDWAAEDLVDEAEDEAPKAGGTQGFVLSDDDEDDAPAQTVMVAGATADPVKDYLKLIGKVPLLNAEQEVELAKRIEAGLFSEYKLEEEEDHKPAFKRELEILVEDGRRAKNHLLEANLRLVVSLAKRYTGRGMLFLDLIQEGNVGLIRAVEKFDYTKGFKFSTYATWWIRQAITRAMADQSRTIRIPVHMVEIINKLARVQRQMLQDLGREPTPEELGKELDMTPEKVIEVQKYGREPISLHTPLGEEGDSEFGDLIEDSEAVVPADAVSFTFLQEQLQSILGTLSEREAGVVSMRYGLNDGQPKTLDEIGRVYGVTRERIRQIESKTMSKLRHPSRSQVLRDYLD
- a CDS encoding vWA domain-containing protein, with translation MSRPRPKPKKAVPPDPAAQAFAEGLALVKRNPALAAVGGSVCEQRNCPGTPDAGLVAVDSNGVLHVRSGLRVEPRTWAWALAHALLHLGFGHVPAAAAEKRVQPDRFDLAARCAVVNRFLLTQPSLRPPDDLPAEYPGGDEELLAARWRRDGVPAAYELCGTAGDHPDQLLVTWRAWNSTPVPDWETAFAHALTRSVSAAMEVAGGRRDRVTGERVAQRPWDRALNWFVSSYPLLGGLASGLKIVADAELARAQGIDVAAVSATAGEIYVNPLRSFEDEEWRFILAHEMLHAALRHGERRGARDPYLHNVAADYVVNGWLVEMGVGEMPAGLLYDPELRDLSVEEVYDRIATDLRRMRRLATLRGKGRGDILGEPLPHPGSAPYTDLDEFYRRGLVQGFDLHTYGERGLLPAGLIQEIRALAHPPVPWDARLARWFDEHVPRPEPVRSFARPARRQASTPDIPRAGRYFPPEEIARCTFGVVLDTSGSMNAALLGKALGAIASYAEARDVPAARVVFCDAAPYDAGYLPPTEIAGRVRVRGRGGTELQPGVDLLQRAEDFPPGAPVLVITDGWCDTLRIRREHAYLIPQGASLPFTPKGPVFRLT